A window of Brevinematales bacterium genomic DNA:
CTATTTCTATACATTTATCACCTGAATAAATAATCCCCTCTGTTCAGCGGGATTCCTTCATAATAACCGATCCAATCGAGAGATTCTTCTTTTATGCCGGGAATTATCTCCGTCACCCTTTTACCGATAATATCCCCGTACTTCAATCCGGTCATTTTCCTGAATGGCGGATTCACGTCAATGAACTCATCATCGACGGGCTTTCCAGTATCGTCCGGAATGATTCTATGATAGGCGTATCCGATGGGAGATTTTTCAATAGCTGATTTATAGAAATTTTCCATTCCGCACCCCGAATCATGATTTGCTTCACCTACATTAAAATGATAAGCCATATAAGATTCTATTAAACCCTACAGAATTTGTAAAGATAAACGGCGATGTATATAGAAAATGATATTTCTATGATAAAATAATCAGCATATATTGATATATTCTTATGATGTAAAAATTTCCGAGACATGGGCAGTAA
This region includes:
- a CDS encoding PAS domain-containing protein; the encoded protein is MENFYKSAIEKSPIGYAYHRIIPDDTGKPVDDEFIDVNPPFRKMTGLKYGDIIGKRVTEIIPGIKEESLDWIGYYEGIPLNRGDYLFR